The window ACAGGTAGTCGTCGGTGTAGATCTGGGTGAGCGTGAGGTTGCGGAACAAGCCCTCCCAGGTGTGTCCGGGATTCGGGCCGGCCGTGCGGAAGTGGTACACCAGGTACGCGGCGATCACCGTCACCGCATAGGCCGGCATGATGCGGCGCACCCGGTGCCAGGCGTAGCGGCCGACCGACGGCGGCGCGATTCCGGCCGCGGCCGCCCGGACCCACGGCAGGAACAGCAGGAACCCCGACAGCACGAAGAAGATCGGCACGCCGATCTCCATCCGCGAATACACCAGGCCCACATAGCCTTGCGGATACTTGCCCGTCGTATACGCGGCGTGGGTCAGCACCACCAGCAGCGCCGCGACGGCCCGGATCCCGGTCAGCGACGCGACCCGCCCGGTGCTCACCGATTCCAGACCACCGGCGACGTCGTCGTCGACGGCCCGCGTCGACCGGCGGCCCGCCCGATGGGGCGAGGTCACTGCGTCGGGGGCTTGCCCCGATGCGGCTTCGGCCCGCGCTCGGGCTGGAGCTGGATCAGCTGCCCCTGAATCTTGGTGTTCTGCAACGCCTTCAACGTCTTACCGGGCAACTTCGCCGGTAGCTCCACCAGCGAGTGGTCCATCTTGATCGTGATGTGCCCGAAGTCGCTGCGGTGCAGCCCGCCCTCGTTGGCGATGGCACCGACGATCGCGCCGGGCGCCACCTTGTGCCGCTTGCCGACCGCGATGCGGTACGTCGCCAGATCGCTGCGGCGCTCCCGCGGCTTGCGCGGCGCGTCACTTCGATCTCCGCGGTCCGGACGCTCGCGGCGCTTCTCGGGCGGCGGCTCGGTCATCAGGAACTCTTCACCGTTGCGGCTCTGCAGTGCCAGCGCCGCGGCGATGTCGGCCATCGGCACGTCATGGTCGCGTTCGTAACCCTCGACCAGCGCGCGGAACAGGTCGATGCCGGGCTTGTCCAGCGCATCGGTGATCGAGTCGCGGAACTTCGCGACCCGCTTCTCGTTGACGTCGTCGACCGACGGCAGCTCGGACTCCACCAGCTTCTGCCGGGTGACGCGCTCGATCGCGCCGAGGAGGTGACGCTCGCGCGGCGTCACGAACAGCAGCGCGGTGCCCGATCGGCCCGCTCGTCCGGTGCGGCCGATGCGGTGGACGTAGGACTCCGGATCGTGCGGGATGTCGAAGTTCACCACGTGGCTGATGCGTTCGACGTCCAGGCCGCGCGCCGCGACGTCGGTCGCGACCAGAATGTCGATGGTGCCGTCTTTGAGCTGGGTGATGGTGCGCTCGCGGACCGCCTGCGGAATGTCGCCGTTGATCGCCGAGGCGGCGAATCCGCGAGCCCGCAGCTTCTCGGCGACCTCCTCGGTGGCCTGCTTGGTGCGGACGAACACGATCATCGCGTCGCCCTGCTCCGTTTCGAGCAGCCTGGTCAGCGCATCCATCTTGCGCGGATACGACACCAGGAAATAGCGCTGCGTGATGTTCTCGGCGGTCTGGGTCTTGGACTTGACCGTCACCTCGACCGGATCGTGCAGATATTTGGCGGTGATCTTCTTGATCGCCGGCGGCATGGTCGCGGAGAACAGCGCGACCTGCTTGTACTCCGGGGTGTCGGCCAGGATGCGCTCGACGTCCTCGGCGAAGCCCATCTGCAGCATCTCGTCGGCCTCGTCGAGCACCAGATAGTCCAGGTGCGAGAGGTCCAGGCTGCCCTTCTCCAGGTGGTCGATCACGCGGCCGGGGGTGCCGACCACGACCTGCGCGCCGCGCTTGAGCCCGGCCAGCTGCGGCACATAGGACGAACCGCCGTAGATCGGCAGCACATTGACCCGCAGTTGGGCGCCGTAACGGCCGAAAGCCTCGGCGACCTGCAGCGCGAGCTCACGCGTCGGCGCCAGCACCAGGGCCTGGGTGTTGCGGCTCTCGGTGTCGATCTTCGACAGGATCGGGATCGCGAACGCCGCGGTCTTACCGGTACCGGTCTGCGCCAGCCCGACGACGTCGGACCCTTCCAGCATCGCCGGAATGGTCGCAGCCTGGATCGGTGAAGGTGATTCGTAACCGACGTCGGCGACAGCCTTCAGCACCGCAGGGTGAATCTGCAGGTCAGCAAAAGTCAGGTCAGCGGGGTCGGGCTCCGCATTTGAGGACGTCATCGTCGTAGAAGTCTAGTGGCTGTTTACGCCACATCCCGCCGTCGGGCCGAATGCATAGCCGCCCGGCGGCGGTGTGGCTGGGTGCGCGGCGCCGCCGGTGACGGTACGGTGCCCAACTGTGCATTGGCCGGCGACTGTTCTGTCCGTCGCGGCGGCGCTGACCGTCGCGGCGTGCAGTCCCGGCGACTCGACCGTCTCCAAGACCCCGGAGCAGACGGCCACCGCGCCCGCCCCGCCGGCAGCGTCGGCCCCGCCGCAGTCCACCGGCCCGCTGCCCGGACCCGCTCCCGCCGACGATCCGTGCGCGATCGACCTGGCTGCCCCCGCGATCGCCCAGGCGGTGTCCGAACTGCCCCGCGACCCCCGCAGCGGTCAGGGTTGGAGCCCCGAACCGCTGGCCGGCAACTACAGCGAGTGCGCGCAGCTGTCCGCGGTGATCATCAAGGCCAACACGAACCAGGCCAACCCGAACACCCGCGCGGTGCTGTTCCACCAGGGCAAGTTCATCCCGACCGGCGTCCCCGACACCTATGGCTTCAACGACCTCGACACCGCGCAGACCACCGGGGACACCGTCGCGCTGAAGTATTCGAGCGACATGCCCGGGCTCGACAGCGTGGTGAGGTTCCGCTGGAACGGCAGTGGCGTCGAGCTGATCGGCAACGCGCCCGGCTAGATTCTCGCGCCGGTGGGGTGTCGGCGGCCTCACCTACAGTGGCTGCGTGTTCGTCGCCACCGACGCCGGCGTTGACCGCGTCATCTTCAGCGCCTCCGATCTCGCCGCCGCCGCGCGCTGCGAGTACGCGCTGCTGCGTTCGTTCGACGACCGGCTGGGACGCGGCCCGGCGGTCTCCGGCGCCGACGAACTATTGGCCCGCACCGCGACGCTCGGTGACGAACACGAGAAACGGCACCTCGACGAGCTCGCGCTGAGCACCGAGGTGACCGTGATCGGCCGTCCGG is drawn from Mycolicibacterium gilvum and contains these coding sequences:
- a CDS encoding LppP/LprE family lipoprotein, producing MHWPATVLSVAAALTVAACSPGDSTVSKTPEQTATAPAPPAASAPPQSTGPLPGPAPADDPCAIDLAAPAIAQAVSELPRDPRSGQGWSPEPLAGNYSECAQLSAVIIKANTNQANPNTRAVLFHQGKFIPTGVPDTYGFNDLDTAQTTGDTVALKYSSDMPGLDSVVRFRWNGSGVELIGNAPG
- a CDS encoding DEAD/DEAH box helicase is translated as MTSSNAEPDPADLTFADLQIHPAVLKAVADVGYESPSPIQAATIPAMLEGSDVVGLAQTGTGKTAAFAIPILSKIDTESRNTQALVLAPTRELALQVAEAFGRYGAQLRVNVLPIYGGSSYVPQLAGLKRGAQVVVGTPGRVIDHLEKGSLDLSHLDYLVLDEADEMLQMGFAEDVERILADTPEYKQVALFSATMPPAIKKITAKYLHDPVEVTVKSKTQTAENITQRYFLVSYPRKMDALTRLLETEQGDAMIVFVRTKQATEEVAEKLRARGFAASAINGDIPQAVRERTITQLKDGTIDILVATDVAARGLDVERISHVVNFDIPHDPESYVHRIGRTGRAGRSGTALLFVTPRERHLLGAIERVTRQKLVESELPSVDDVNEKRVAKFRDSITDALDKPGIDLFRALVEGYERDHDVPMADIAAALALQSRNGEEFLMTEPPPEKRRERPDRGDRSDAPRKPRERRSDLATYRIAVGKRHKVAPGAIVGAIANEGGLHRSDFGHITIKMDHSLVELPAKLPGKTLKALQNTKIQGQLIQLQPERGPKPHRGKPPTQ